AAAGTTCGGCAGTGTGTCGCAGGAGAGGCAGGTAACAGTGTTTCACACCCTCGCCGGCCGGCGCAGTGGCATTCATCAGCGCACGTACCAGATCAGGTTCGGCTTCGGTGTCGCGACACCCATCGCGAAGGAGTGGGACCGCCTGGTGTGGGATGCCCAGTTCGGCGATGCCCTCGAAGGACTTCTCCAGCGAGTCCAGACAGGCAACCCCGAGGATCGCGTCCGCCTCGCCCTCGAGCACTTTTAAGATCACCGAAGACGTGCCCTCGGCAACCACAACCTGATAGCCGAGGGATTCGGCTTCAGACTTCAGGCCGCCGATCTCGCAGCAACCACAACCGGTGCAGTGCAGGCCAACGGAATCGATCTCGGCAGCGCACTTGGCCGGATCATTGAGGCACTTGGGCAGGAGCAGCAATCGCCGGCGGAAGGGCACAGCGCGGTAAGCGTCGTGCCAGAACGCATTGTCCACGCAAACCATTGCGAAGCCCTGGAAACCCGAAGGCAGCCCCAGGTCCGCGAGGGCAGCATCAGCGGCCTGCTCCAGTTCCTTGCGCCCAGGCGGGCGGTCGCGGACCAGGAGGGCCGCTTCTCGCGCCGCCCTCGTCCTGACCTCAAAGCGCAGCCGGGGGTCTGCGGGGACTAGCCTGATGCTGTCCGCGGTTCCCGCCTGATGCGATGCCTGTGTTCCTGTGTTCAAGCTCATCCGCGGCGTCCTCAAGCGAGTAGTGCGCTCTCAAGTGGGCCTTGTCCGACGGCTACCCCTCGCCAACCGGGGCAAGGCAATACAGGTTGTTCAGCCCGCGGATATAACACTTGTCGCCGATGAACACCGGGCAACAGCGGAATGGCTCAAGCTCGTTCATGGCGACTTGTTCGAAAGTCCGTCCTGGCTTGATGACCGCGGTCTTCCCATTATCGGAACTCACGTACAGATAGTCGCCGGCCATGGTCACACTGGGGTAGATCGTCCCCTTACCGAACTCCAGATTTCGCTCATAGACGACCTCCCCCGTCGCGGCATCGATGGCGCTGAAGACGCTGACCTGGTTGATCGCATAGACCAGTCCGTCATGGATCACGGGCGACGCGTAGTAGCGCTCCTTCTTCGGCTGTGTCTGCCAGAGCTGCTCGGCAGTCAGAGCCTCGCCGTCTTCAGTGAGCGACAGGCGGAACGCCTTTCCACCGTTTTGGATGAAGTAGACCACGTCGCCCTCGACCACCGGGCTGTTGTACTCCAGCCGGAACAGCTTCTGGGCCATCACCTTGCCATCGCTGACGCGGATCACCGTGCCGGAACCGTCGATGGCTACGATCGTGTCACCCAGCGGCATAAGAGCCGGCGTGCCCCAGTTCCACTCACTTGCCGGGCTGTAGCGTGTCTCACCCGTAAGTTTGTCCAGCCCGAAGAGGTGGTGGATGTGGATCAGCACAATGTCGTCCACCACAACGGGTGATGAGCACGACCCCCACGTGATGTTCGGCTTTTCCACCATGCGCCGCCAGATCAGGTTACCGTCCAGGTCATAGCAGGCCACAATACCGGTGGCGAAAGACACCCAGACATGCTCCCCGTCAGTGGCGGGGGTTGCACTTGAATATCCGTTTACAGGGTGGACATCGGGCATGCTGTACCAAAGCTTGTCATATTCCGCCAGAAGGCCGTCAATCTCCTTCTGCCGGGCCTGGGCCTCCTCAAGCTGTTTCTTCAGGTCAGCGTTGTCGGGGTCGTCCTGCACCGCGGTCTTGAGCTTGCGGACCTTGCCCCACAGGCCACCGCGCTCTCGGCGCAGATCACGGGCTTCCTGGTTCTTCGCAGCCATCTGGGCAGCTTCTTCAGGTGTGGCCATGTCCTCGAATCTGGTGTCGGCCTCCCAGATCACCTCGCCGTTGTTGGCATCGACGCAGATCAGCTTCATCGGCTCGGCGGTGACGAACAGCTTGTCACCT
This region of Armatimonadota bacterium genomic DNA includes:
- a CDS encoding PQQ-binding-like beta-propeller repeat protein, which translates into the protein MFRWIPTALMLAVCVLVSGTATAQFVGWRTDGTGKYPSAAPLTVWGPTTNVLWKTPMPSASNATPVLVGDKLFVTAEPMKLICVDANNGEVIWEADTRFEDMATPEEAAQMAAKNQEARDLRRERGGLWGKVRKLKTAVQDDPDNADLKKQLEEAQARQKEIDGLLAEYDKLWYSMPDVHPVNGYSSATPATDGEHVWVSFATGIVACYDLDGNLIWRRMVEKPNITWGSCSSPVVVDDIVLIHIHHLFGLDKLTGETRYSPASEWNWGTPALMPLGDTIVAIDGSGTVIRVSDGKVMAQKLFRLEYNSPVVEGDVVYFIQNGGKAFRLSLTEDGEALTAEQLWQTQPKKERYYASPVIHDGLVYAINQVSVFSAIDAATGEVVYERNLEFGKGTIYPSVTMAGDYLYVSSDNGKTAVIKPGRTFEQVAMNELEPFRCCPVFIGDKCYIRGLNNLYCLAPVGEG